From one Rhodamnia argentea isolate NSW1041297 chromosome 1, ASM2092103v1, whole genome shotgun sequence genomic stretch:
- the LOC115740194 gene encoding homeobox-leucine zipper protein ATHB-40 — protein MDDLSEDDMELISQLYPGVFTRLAPPQGEKLPRRRRKRSKGPEGGGGGGEGRGKRKLSAEQVELLERNFGDEHKLEVERKDRLAAELGLDPRQVAVWFQNRRARWKSKKLEEEYAKLKSVHETAVVEKCRLESEVLKLKEQLSEAEMEMKRLSSNSPRSSATIDAVDNPFWGDSGVAEECDEQDGLYCTPQNAYLQGMEWFNLYV, from the exons ATGGACGACCTGAGCGAAGATGACATGGAACTCATTTCTCAGCTCTACCCTGGAGTGTTCACCCGATTAGCTCCTCCACAAG GGGAGAAGCTGCCGCGGCGGAGGCGGAAGAGGAGCAAAGGACCCGAGGGCGGGGGCGGCGGAGGGGAGGGACGGGGGAAGCGGAAGCTGAGCGCGGAGCAGGTGGAGCTCCTGGAGCGGAACTTCGGGGACGAGCACAAGCTGGAGGTGGAGCGGAAGGACAGGCTGGCAGCGGAGCTGGGGCTCGACCCACGGCAGGTGGCGGTGTGGTTCCAGAACAGGAGGGCCCGGTGGAAGAGCAAGAAGCTGGAGGAGGAGTACGCCAAGCTGAAGTCCGTCCACGAGACCGCCGTCGTTGAGAAATGCCGTCTTGAGTCTGAG GTTCTGAAGCTTAAGGAACAGCTTTCGGAGGCGgagatggagatgaagaggCTCTCCAGCAACAGCCCGCGTTCCTCGGCCACCATCGATGCTGTGGACAATCCCTTCTGGGGAGATTCTGGAGTTGCTGAAGAATGTGATGAGCAAGATGGGTTGTATTGCACGCCACAGAATGCTTACCTCCAAGGCATGGAGTGGTTCAATCTATATGTGTAG